Proteins encoded together in one Lentimicrobiaceae bacterium window:
- a CDS encoding ABC transporter permease gives MNFLYHIGKYFMMLRSVFQRPQNRKIYTRQIYTEFYNIGKESVLIVAIISLFMGAVVSLQMAFNIDFPFIPRYTIGFATRQSVVLEFSPTLISILLAGTVGSSIASGIGTMRVTEQIDALEIMGVNSSTYLILPKIVAFMLVNPLLIMMSMILAVFGGWLIGVLTGAFTSGDYIYGVRSFFKMYDVYYALVKTVVFAFIISSISAYFGYNVRGGSLEVAKASTNAVIYSSITIIISNLVLTQLFLS, from the coding sequence ATGAACTTTTTATATCATATAGGAAAGTATTTTATGATGTTGCGGTCGGTTTTTCAGAGACCGCAGAACAGGAAAATATATACCCGTCAGATTTATACCGAGTTTTACAATATTGGAAAAGAGTCGGTGCTTATAGTAGCGATTATATCTCTTTTTATGGGAGCAGTTGTTTCGCTACAAATGGCGTTTAACATCGATTTTCCGTTTATACCCAGATATACCATAGGATTTGCCACACGTCAGAGTGTTGTGTTGGAATTTTCGCCGACTTTAATAAGCATTCTTTTGGCTGGCACTGTTGGCTCATCAATTGCTTCCGGAATAGGTACAATGCGTGTTACCGAGCAAATAGATGCTTTAGAAATTATGGGTGTCAATTCAAGTACTTACTTAATACTGCCTAAAATAGTAGCTTTTATGCTTGTAAATCCTTTGCTAATTATGATGAGTATGATATTAGCCGTATTTGGTGGTTGGCTGATAGGTGTTTTGACAGGAGCTTTTACATCGGGAGATTATATATACGGCGTTAGGTCGTTTTTTAAAATGTATGATGTATATTATGCTTTGGTAAAAACTGTAGTGTTTGCGTTTATTATCTCATCTATTTCGGCGTACTTCGGCTACAACGTTAGGGGCGGCTCTCTTGAAGTTGCTAAGGCTAGCACCAATGCGGTTATTTATAGCAGTATCACGATTATTATTTCCAACCTTGTACTTACCCAATTATTTTTGTCATGA
- a CDS encoding ATP-binding cassette domain-containing protein yields the protein MIVVENLYKSFDDNLVLDNVSATFDKGITNLVIGQSGMGKTVLLKCIVGLLEPDSGNILFNGEKINNIDEVELNKFRKDIGMLFQGGALFDSLTAEENVMFPLNMFTNFSYKEKLERVNFCLNRVNLHNVNKKYPSELSGGMKKRVGIARAIALKPKYLFCDEPNSGLDPITAKLIDELIKELTDELKITTVVVTHDMKSVMRIGEKVFFMYNGKIWWQGDNKSILTSDNAELKEFVTA from the coding sequence ATGATAGTTGTTGAAAATTTATACAAGTCGTTTGATGATAATTTGGTTCTCGACAATGTTTCGGCAACATTCGATAAGGGTATTACCAATTTGGTTATAGGACAAAGCGGTATGGGTAAAACGGTTTTGCTTAAGTGCATAGTAGGACTTTTGGAACCCGACAGTGGCAATATTTTATTTAACGGGGAAAAAATAAACAATATAGACGAAGTGGAACTTAATAAGTTTAGAAAAGATATAGGCATGTTGTTTCAGGGCGGTGCTTTGTTCGACTCGCTTACGGCAGAAGAAAATGTTATGTTTCCGCTTAATATGTTTACCAATTTTAGCTACAAAGAGAAATTAGAAAGGGTTAATTTTTGCTTAAACCGTGTGAATTTGCATAATGTAAACAAAAAATATCCTTCGGAACTGAGCGGTGGCATGAAAAAGCGTGTGGGTATTGCGCGTGCTATAGCACTAAAACCAAAATATTTATTCTGCGACGAGCCCAACTCAGGATTAGACCCTATTACCGCCAAACTTATTGATGAACTAATCAAAGAATTAACCGATGAACTTAAAATTACAACGGTTGTGGTTACTCACGATATGAAATCGGTGATGCGTATTGGCGAGAAAGTGTTTTTTATGTATAACGGAAAAATATGGTGGCAAGGCGATAATAAATCGATTTTGACTTCCGACAATGCGGAGCTTAAAGAGTTTGTTACGGCTTAA
- a CDS encoding CvpA family protein: MNVLDIILGAFLILFLINGYRKGLIISITSLIAWIAALYVALRYSYITANILKRFIVNASEGTIQIVAFFVSFIIVVVLIILIGGWLSNILKTVGLGFLNRIAGMILGLLTGAFIASCILFVINKYDVNRTIIKNKARQNSIMYKPIVKIAPSVFPFVSKYYKEIKKEVHPKSKQKTNIPEPDSTGVDSTNVGTIEL, from the coding sequence ATGAACGTTTTAGACATTATTTTAGGAGCTTTTTTAATACTGTTTTTGATAAACGGTTATCGTAAAGGACTAATTATCAGCATTACATCTTTAATAGCGTGGATTGCTGCATTGTACGTTGCATTAAGGTACTCGTATATTACTGCAAATATTTTAAAGAGATTTATTGTTAATGCATCGGAAGGTACAATACAGATAGTTGCATTTTTCGTTAGCTTTATTATTGTTGTTGTACTGATTATACTTATTGGAGGATGGCTTTCAAATATATTAAAAACAGTAGGTCTCGGTTTCTTAAACAGAATAGCCGGAATGATTTTGGGCTTACTTACAGGTGCGTTTATTGCAAGTTGTATTTTGTTTGTAATTAATAAATACGACGTCAATCGTACAATTATTAAAAATAAAGCGAGGCAAAATTCTATAATGTACAAACCGATTGTAAAAATAGCTCCTAGTGTGTTTCCGTTTGTGAGTAAGTATTACAAAGAGATAAAGAAGGAAGTTCATCCTAAAAGTAAACAAAAAACAAATATTCCTGAACCGGATAGTACCGGTGTTGATAGTACGAATGTGGGGACTATTGAGTTGTAG
- a CDS encoding tetratricopeptide repeat protein, producing MAKKIVNNKRYNFVFYIVFVVFAFILYGNTLQNGYSLDDTYVTYKNEKVQKGIKAIPKILTSQYVSIYAEGGDGELSFGYRPMAQITFAIEHELFGDNPKPQHLFNVLYYALSLILLFVVLNKLFGDKYKWFSFLLVLIWASHPLHTEVVASLKNREEILALIFALVSLIFFIKYAETHKFKHLIIASCIYFLSNISKYSTPSFFLLVPLSLYLFKNLRGKRILWVALALLIPMIVFAYFEFYAFGTVSRPYLYYENPLFVEGNIFDKVGTGMIGLLYYLKMLLFPHPLIYYYGYNMVPIGNILHPLAIVSILIHLGLLILALVLFKKNKIVSFFLIFYVAVMSTYSNVLSIVPGIIAERYTFISSIAFAAILVYFIYKILKIKPDVQIATEKKWYSLLLALIVIIPYTVKTIDRNKDWKSEETLFKKDIRYAEKSAKANYFYASHLKTEYVRDMGKNNPQYNVTQQEKIIKHLSNAISIDSNYIDAINSLGEVYSMAQNNQDKAIEQFRRAVTIKPDFADGWYNLGYAYFQKSDYAKALVGFKKAAEIKKHDYRAFYNLSTTYNKLSYTDSAIMVMDKFIELNPELPHAYEQNGIYYLMKTDTLQAVKYLEKAHSIDASNKRVNGLLKQYYLSKNDSGNAARF from the coding sequence ATGGCTAAAAAAATAGTTAATAATAAGCGTTACAACTTTGTATTTTATATAGTTTTCGTGGTTTTTGCATTTATTCTCTACGGCAATACTTTGCAAAACGGGTATTCGTTGGACGACACCTACGTTACGTACAAGAACGAAAAGGTACAAAAGGGTATAAAGGCGATTCCTAAAATATTAACGTCGCAGTACGTGTCAATATACGCCGAAGGCGGAGACGGTGAGCTTAGCTTTGGCTACCGTCCTATGGCTCAGATTACTTTTGCTATAGAACATGAGCTTTTTGGTGATAATCCAAAGCCACAGCATCTTTTTAACGTATTGTACTACGCTTTATCGCTTATTTTGCTGTTTGTAGTTCTGAATAAATTATTTGGGGATAAATACAAATGGTTTTCGTTTTTGCTTGTTCTGATTTGGGCTTCTCATCCCTTACATACCGAAGTAGTTGCAAGTTTGAAGAACCGAGAAGAAATATTAGCTCTGATTTTCGCTCTTGTTTCGCTTATATTTTTCATCAAATATGCCGAAACGCACAAGTTTAAACATTTGATAATAGCATCGTGTATTTACTTTTTAAGCAATATAAGCAAATATTCTACACCTTCGTTTTTCCTTTTAGTTCCACTAAGTTTGTATTTATTTAAAAATTTAAGGGGAAAGCGTATTTTGTGGGTTGCTTTAGCCCTGCTGATACCGATGATTGTGTTCGCTTATTTTGAGTTTTACGCTTTCGGTACGGTTTCTCGTCCTTATTTGTACTACGAAAATCCGCTGTTTGTCGAAGGTAATATTTTTGACAAAGTCGGCACAGGTATGATAGGACTTTTGTATTACTTGAAAATGCTTTTATTTCCGCATCCGCTTATTTATTACTACGGATACAATATGGTTCCAATAGGAAACATCTTGCATCCGTTGGCAATAGTGTCAATACTAATTCACTTGGGTTTGCTGATATTGGCTCTTGTATTATTTAAGAAAAACAAAATTGTTTCGTTTTTCCTAATCTTTTACGTGGCTGTAATGTCAACGTATTCAAACGTTTTGAGTATTGTACCCGGTATAATTGCCGAACGATATACTTTTATTTCGTCTATAGCTTTTGCTGCAATTTTGGTTTACTTTATCTATAAAATTCTGAAAATAAAGCCCGATGTTCAAATTGCTACTGAGAAAAAGTGGTATAGCTTATTGTTGGCTCTTATTGTTATTATTCCTTATACAGTTAAGACAATTGATAGAAATAAAGATTGGAAATCGGAGGAGACATTATTCAAGAAAGATATTAGATACGCCGAAAAATCGGCGAAAGCCAATTATTTTTATGCTTCTCATCTGAAAACTGAGTATGTGCGAGATATGGGTAAAAATAATCCGCAGTACAATGTAACACAGCAGGAAAAAATTATAAAACACTTGAGTAATGCCATAAGTATAGATTCAAACTATATTGATGCAATTAACTCTTTGGGTGAGGTTTATTCAATGGCTCAAAACAACCAGGATAAGGCGATAGAGCAATTTAGGCGTGCCGTAACAATAAAACCCGATTTTGCCGATGGTTGGTATAATTTGGGATATGCTTACTTCCAGAAATCAGATTATGCAAAAGCTTTAGTTGGTTTTAAAAAGGCTGCCGAAATAAAAAAGCACGATTACAGAGCTTTCTATAACTTATCAACGACCTACAACAAACTCAGTTACACAGATTCGGCAATTATGGTTATGGATAAATTTATTGAATTAAATCCGGAATTACCTCACGCTTACGAACAAAACGGCATTTATTATTTGATGAAAACCGACACCTTGCAAGCAGTTAAATATCTAGAAAAAGCTCATAGCATAGATGCAAGTAACAAAAGAGTTAACGGTCTTTTGAAGCAGTATTATTTGAGTAAGAATGATAGTGGGAATGCAGCGAGGTTTTGA
- a CDS encoding formate/nitrite transporter family protein, with the protein MGFKTPEKIVDYVDTIAETKRQTPANKTFVAAILGGAYIAIGSLLALIIGGNLPGLEVHNVGIQKFVFGAVFPLGLVLVGIAGAELFTGNTAYFMPSVLSKQMKWGVPLKNWTIVYIGNLVGSLVVAWLFTYYTKIIDGTHAMQYAINIGELKTSTSFGILLVKGAVCNWLVALAMWMSFAAEDIAGKFLVLWFPIMAFVSMGYEHSVANMFFIPTAIFHGANVTWYQFFVNNLIPVTLGNIIGGGFFVGTAYWYIYKK; encoded by the coding sequence ATGGGATTCAAAACACCTGAAAAAATAGTTGATTACGTAGATACCATTGCCGAAACCAAAAGGCAAACTCCTGCAAATAAGACTTTTGTAGCTGCAATTTTAGGCGGTGCTTATATTGCAATAGGTAGTTTATTGGCTTTAATTATTGGTGGAAATCTACCCGGATTAGAAGTCCACAATGTCGGTATTCAGAAGTTTGTTTTCGGTGCTGTTTTCCCGCTAGGTCTTGTTTTGGTTGGCATTGCAGGAGCCGAATTATTTACCGGAAACACAGCTTACTTCATGCCTTCGGTATTGTCTAAACAAATGAAATGGGGTGTTCCTCTTAAAAATTGGACAATTGTTTACATAGGCAACTTAGTCGGCTCGTTGGTTGTGGCTTGGCTTTTCACTTATTACACAAAAATCATAGACGGAACACATGCCATGCAATATGCAATAAATATTGGTGAGTTGAAAACAAGCACTTCTTTCGGAATATTATTGGTAAAAGGTGCCGTATGTAATTGGTTGGTAGCCTTGGCAATGTGGATGTCGTTTGCTGCCGAAGATATTGCAGGCAAATTTCTGGTACTTTGGTTCCCGATAATGGCTTTCGTATCGATGGGATATGAGCACTCGGTAGCAAATATGTTTTTCATACCAACAGCTATCTTTCACGGAGCCAACGTAACTTGGTATCAGTTTTTTGTAAACAACTTAATACCCGTAACCTTAGGAAACATAATAGGTGGCGGATTTTTTGTAGGTACGGCGTATTGGTATATTTATAAGAAATGA
- a CDS encoding hemolysin family protein, translated as MEILIILLLILLNGFFSLSEIALVSSKETRIEQLKKEGSKRASTALQLIGNSENFLSSVQVGITLIGIINGAFGGTMLAGDLAPLIEKLGVSSVWSYKISMIVIVVLITYVSIVIGELVPKTVALNNPEKVAIRVAPFIAFFSKLFYPFVKILASSTKFINNLLGVKEREDFVTEAELRQMIRNATIEGVIEEGQNEMHEKLFHFSDKKAKHLMTHRTDVQWIDLNDDEDEILEKLHSFQHSKIVCCEESLDEFKGILVMRDFYKALANNSKINIAEMMIKPIVVFENSSATVVLEELRKDKNLFCIVVDEYGDFEGIITLQDILENIVGYIVDEDDDMEEPDYFIREDKSVLVSGDAPIEILEDFINNFEIDFEVIDYSTVAGFVINLLGRIPKIGDKVVYNTYDIEIVDMDGNRIDKILITNKEKEEVEE; from the coding sequence ATGGAAATACTGATAATTTTACTATTAATTCTACTAAACGGCTTTTTTTCATTATCCGAAATTGCTTTAGTATCGAGCAAAGAAACTCGTATAGAGCAATTAAAAAAGGAAGGTAGCAAAAGAGCGTCAACCGCTTTGCAATTAATTGGCAATTCCGAAAACTTTCTTTCGTCGGTACAAGTTGGCATAACACTTATAGGCATTATCAACGGTGCGTTTGGAGGTACAATGTTGGCTGGAGATTTAGCTCCTTTAATCGAAAAGTTAGGAGTTTCGTCGGTATGGTCGTACAAAATATCAATGATAGTAATTGTAGTATTAATTACTTACGTATCGATAGTTATAGGCGAACTTGTCCCAAAAACCGTAGCTCTCAACAATCCCGAAAAAGTAGCAATAAGAGTAGCTCCTTTTATTGCGTTCTTTTCAAAACTGTTTTATCCGTTTGTTAAAATATTAGCATCTTCAACCAAATTTATCAACAACCTACTTGGTGTTAAAGAACGCGAAGATTTTGTTACCGAAGCCGAACTTCGCCAAATGATTAGAAATGCAACAATAGAAGGGGTTATAGAAGAAGGACAAAATGAAATGCATGAAAAACTGTTTCACTTTTCCGACAAAAAAGCTAAGCACCTTATGACACACCGCACCGACGTGCAATGGATAGACCTTAACGACGACGAAGATGAAATTTTAGAAAAACTGCATAGCTTCCAACACTCAAAAATAGTGTGCTGCGAAGAATCTCTCGACGAATTTAAAGGAATACTTGTAATGAGAGATTTCTACAAGGCTTTGGCTAATAATTCAAAAATTAATATTGCAGAAATGATGATAAAACCTATTGTGGTTTTTGAAAATTCATCAGCAACGGTAGTCTTGGAAGAACTTAGGAAAGATAAAAACCTCTTTTGTATTGTTGTTGACGAGTACGGCGACTTTGAAGGGATTATTACTCTGCAAGATATTTTGGAAAATATTGTTGGATACATTGTCGATGAAGACGATGATATGGAAGAACCCGACTACTTTATCAGAGAAGATAAATCGGTGTTGGTTAGCGGAGATGCTCCTATAGAAATTTTGGAAGATTTTATCAATAACTTTGAGATAGATTTTGAAGTCATCGACTACTCAACCGTTGCCGGCTTTGTTATCAATTTGTTGGGCAGAATACCAAAAATAGGCGATAAAGTCGTGTACAACACTTACGATATTGAAATTGTCGACATGGACGGAAATAGAATAGATAAAATACTGATTACCAATAAGGAAAAAGAAGAAGTGGAAGAGTAA
- a CDS encoding alpha-amylase family glycosyl hydrolase: MNKTILIVLGLGIAILASCSGKKQNKAIEPRYPSWAKNNVIYEVNVRQYTPEGTFDAFSEHLEQLKDLGVDILWFMPINPIGEENRKIPEGYTESLGSYYSITDYKAVNPEFGDLDDFKDLVEKAHEMGFKVILDWVANHTAWDHYWVEEHPDWYQKDSLGEMISPYDWTDVVSLNYDNKDLRKEMISCMKFWVEECDIDGFRCDVAGMVPADFWEEARVQLDAIKPMFMLAEDEQTSSIYEKAFDAAYGWELHHIFHQIALGKMTATNIIDYHLKMDTAFQKQAMKMNFVTNHDENSWNGTILEKFGKNADNFAVLTYTLPGMPLIYSGQEANFDKRLQFFVKDTIDWSDASLVPFYKTLNDFKHNNEIVANPPEGGNINFIQNIEWNNVLCFTRSLDDNTLLCITNLSEQEQTIKLHTIDFDKEFVNIFTNETIKVNKDTEFTIPAHSYMILNHK; encoded by the coding sequence ATGAACAAAACAATATTAATCGTATTAGGTCTGGGCATTGCAATACTTGCATCTTGCTCCGGCAAAAAACAAAACAAGGCTATTGAACCTCGTTATCCTTCGTGGGCTAAAAATAACGTAATTTACGAAGTAAACGTCAGACAATACACGCCCGAAGGCACTTTCGATGCTTTTTCAGAACATTTGGAACAACTCAAAGATTTGGGAGTTGATATTTTGTGGTTTATGCCTATCAACCCAATTGGCGAAGAAAACAGAAAAATTCCCGAAGGATATACCGAAAGTTTGGGAAGTTACTACTCTATAACCGATTACAAAGCTGTTAATCCCGAATTTGGCGACCTCGACGACTTTAAGGACTTAGTTGAAAAAGCCCACGAAATGGGTTTTAAAGTTATTTTAGATTGGGTCGCAAATCACACCGCTTGGGATCATTATTGGGTTGAAGAACATCCCGATTGGTATCAGAAAGACTCGCTTGGCGAAATGATTTCGCCATACGACTGGACTGACGTTGTTTCATTAAATTACGACAACAAAGATTTGAGAAAAGAAATGATTTCGTGTATGAAATTTTGGGTAGAAGAATGCGATATTGACGGTTTCCGCTGCGATGTTGCCGGAATGGTTCCTGCCGATTTTTGGGAGGAAGCAAGAGTGCAACTTGATGCCATAAAACCAATGTTTATGCTTGCAGAAGACGAGCAAACTTCAAGCATTTACGAAAAAGCTTTTGATGCAGCTTACGGCTGGGAACTTCATCACATTTTCCATCAAATTGCTTTGGGCAAAATGACTGCAACCAATATTATCGACTATCACTTGAAAATGGATACCGCATTCCAAAAACAAGCTATGAAAATGAACTTTGTTACCAACCACGACGAAAACTCGTGGAACGGAACTATTTTGGAAAAATTTGGCAAAAACGCTGATAATTTTGCTGTTCTAACATACACATTGCCCGGAATGCCGCTTATTTATAGCGGTCAGGAAGCCAATTTCGACAAACGTCTGCAATTCTTTGTTAAAGATACTATCGACTGGTCAGATGCATCGTTAGTGCCATTTTACAAAACACTCAACGATTTCAAACACAATAACGAAATTGTGGCAAATCCACCCGAAGGCGGCAATATTAACTTTATTCAAAATATTGAATGGAATAATGTACTTTGCTTCACTCGTTCGTTAGACGATAATACCTTGCTTTGCATAACTAATTTATCGGAACAAGAGCAAACAATAAAACTTCACACCATAGATTTTGATAAAGAATTTGTAAATATCTTTACAAACGAAACGATAAAAGTTAATAAAGACACCGAGTTTACTATACCTGCGCACTCATATATGATTTTAAATCATAAATAG
- a CDS encoding glycoside hydrolase family 31 protein, with translation MKKTLTYILLTFLAYTANSQIVKIFPPNPTLSDTVTLTFDATQGNKALCDIRGQVFVHTGLITSESSDNSEWKFVSTKWNANDSTTLMKSVEKNIYTYRFTINSLYKPHANTKIEKLAFVFRNHDGSRVAKNSDETDIIININDPEVELKNQLIKKQKSKLINIEQSTDKWTIETTKGFVVVKPYSNDVVEVSFQKQKDSELPKSHAVIAEPKIVNTLFYKMDNYSAIQMGKNQIVINHEPFYLSFINDGDTLMKEESGFFAQDFGVGVRFKIDDNEEIYGAGERSFPMNRRGNRFLLYNRPHYFYEMGAEVLNYSVPLIFSSKNYAFLWDNPQKGYVDIGKAEPNIVEWQAIGGTTRYYFITGDKFSDLVQNYVSLTGYQEMPPRWALGNLQSRMAYRSQYETDSILKLMQEKDFPVDAMIIDFYWFGDSIKGHLGKLDWYKKEWHNPEKMIKDFKNKGVKTIIITEPYIIDTVKNFIDAENHDIFVKNALGETYIDTNFYFGNGSLIDIFKPEAREWFWEKYNAQIKKGIAGWWGDLGEPESHPSDIVHVNGSADEVHNIYGHYWDKMLYDKYCEHYPDVRLFHLQRSGYAGSQRYSAYPWTGDVARTWGGLQAQLPLLLTMSISGLGYIHSDAGGFALGEADDELYTRWLQFACFTPILRPHGSGIPSEPVYWSESSQDIVRRYIKLRYAMLPYNYTLVYQNCTTGKPLMAPLFYYYPEDENARKVEDQFMWGSQFLIAPVIEKGQTNRDIYLPKGNWIDFFTLKTYEGERNINYSLTLDDIPIFVKEGSIIPLTEPLSSTDYYKSDNWTIRYYPSETKTSYTQFEDDGITRNTVEKNQFELIFYNAHKDNNAIHINVSKTGKWENMPKERKLEFEIFSDAPAASVEVNGIILKPEQYFYSDMFIRIPYLWKENTINIKITK, from the coding sequence ATGAAAAAAACACTAACCTACATCTTACTAACTTTTTTAGCTTATACTGCTAATTCCCAAATAGTTAAAATATTTCCACCAAATCCGACCTTATCCGATACCGTAACTCTTACCTTTGATGCTACGCAAGGAAACAAAGCTCTTTGCGATATAAGGGGTCAGGTGTTTGTTCATACCGGACTGATTACTTCGGAGAGTAGTGATAACTCCGAATGGAAATTTGTGTCCACCAAATGGAACGCAAATGACTCAACAACTCTTATGAAATCGGTTGAAAAAAACATCTACACGTATAGGTTTACCATAAATTCTTTGTACAAGCCACACGCCAATACAAAAATTGAAAAGTTGGCTTTTGTTTTCAGAAACCACGACGGTAGCAGAGTTGCAAAAAACTCCGATGAAACCGATATTATCATCAATATAAACGACCCAGAAGTTGAATTAAAAAATCAACTAATAAAGAAACAAAAATCTAAACTCATAAACATTGAGCAAAGTACCGACAAATGGACAATTGAGACGACTAAGGGCTTTGTAGTTGTAAAACCGTATTCTAACGATGTTGTCGAAGTCAGTTTTCAGAAACAAAAAGACTCCGAATTGCCTAAGTCGCACGCCGTTATTGCCGAGCCCAAAATTGTAAACACTCTATTTTACAAAATGGATAATTACAGCGCAATACAAATGGGCAAAAATCAGATAGTTATAAATCATGAGCCATTTTATTTGAGTTTTATTAATGACGGCGATACTCTAATGAAAGAAGAGAGCGGTTTTTTTGCTCAAGATTTTGGTGTTGGTGTTCGTTTCAAAATTGATGACAACGAAGAGATTTACGGAGCCGGCGAACGCTCATTTCCTATGAACAGAAGGGGAAACAGATTTTTATTGTACAATCGTCCGCATTATTTTTACGAAATGGGTGCAGAAGTTTTAAACTACTCAGTTCCTCTGATTTTTTCGTCGAAAAATTACGCTTTCCTTTGGGATAATCCTCAAAAAGGATATGTTGATATTGGCAAAGCCGAACCCAACATAGTTGAATGGCAAGCCATTGGCGGCACAACCCGATATTATTTTATTACAGGAGATAAATTCTCAGATCTTGTACAAAATTACGTTTCGCTTACCGGCTATCAGGAAATGCCTCCGCGATGGGCATTGGGAAATCTCCAAAGTCGCATGGCGTACAGAAGCCAGTACGAAACCGACAGCATTTTAAAACTTATGCAGGAAAAAGATTTTCCGGTAGATGCAATGATTATCGACTTTTATTGGTTCGGCGATAGTATCAAAGGTCACTTGGGAAAATTAGATTGGTACAAAAAAGAGTGGCACAATCCCGAAAAAATGATTAAAGATTTTAAAAATAAAGGAGTCAAAACAATAATCATCACGGAACCGTATATAATTGACACAGTCAAGAATTTTATAGATGCCGAAAATCACGATATTTTTGTTAAAAACGCATTGGGCGAAACGTACATAGACACCAACTTTTACTTTGGCAACGGCAGTTTGATAGACATATTCAAACCCGAAGCAAGAGAATGGTTTTGGGAAAAGTACAACGCACAAATTAAAAAAGGAATTGCCGGTTGGTGGGGCGATTTGGGTGAACCCGAAAGTCATCCTTCCGATATTGTTCACGTAAACGGCAGTGCCGACGAAGTTCACAATATATACGGACATTATTGGGACAAGATGTTGTACGACAAATATTGCGAACATTATCCCGACGTCAGATTGTTTCACTTACAGCGTTCTGGCTATGCCGGCTCACAGCGATACAGCGCCTACCCATGGACTGGTGATGTTGCTCGCACTTGGGGCGGTTTGCAAGCACAGCTGCCCTTACTGCTCACAATGAGTATAAGCGGTTTGGGCTATATCCACTCCGATGCCGGTGGCTTTGCTCTCGGCGAAGCCGACGACGAACTTTACACACGCTGGTTGCAATTCGCTTGCTTTACTCCTATTCTTCGTCCTCACGGCTCAGGAATCCCCAGCGAACCCGTTTATTGGTCTGAAAGCTCGCAGGATATTGTGCGCAGATACATCAAACTTCGCTACGCAATGTTACCGTACAACTACACTCTCGTATATCAAAACTGCACCACCGGAAAACCTCTGATGGCTCCGCTGTTTTACTATTATCCCGAAGATGAAAATGCCAGAAAAGTTGAAGACCAATTTATGTGGGGAAGCCAGTTTTTAATTGCTCCCGTAATCGAAAAAGGACAAACTAATCGCGATATTTATTTGCCGAAAGGCAATTGGATAGATTTTTTCACCCTTAAAACTTACGAAGGTGAGAGAAATATCAATTATTCCTTAACTTTAGACGATATTCCTATTTTTGTTAAAGAAGGAAGTATTATTCCGCTTACAGAACCTTTAAGTTCAACAGATTATTATAAATCGGACAATTGGACTATAAGATATTATCCAAGCGAAACAAAAACATCTTATACACAGTTTGAAGACGACGGTATTACGCGTAACACAGTCGAGAAAAATCAATTTGAACTAATTTTTTACAATGCACATAAAGATAATAATGCAATTCACATAAACGTCTCAAAAACAGGCAAATGGGAAAATATGCCTAAGGAAAGAAAATTGGAATTTGAAATATTTTCAGATGCGCCCGCCGCTTCTGTTGAAGTAAACGGAATTATTTTAAAACCCGAACAATATTTTTATTCCGATATGTTCATAAGAATTCCTTACCTTTGGAAAGAAAATACAATCAACATTAAAATTACTAAATAA
- the ruvC gene encoding crossover junction endodeoxyribonuclease RuvC, with protein MGIDPGTNIMGFSLISVIDNKVELITLNVIKMSHHDDHYMKLKVIFEKVLSIIDNYHPDEVALEAPFFGKNVQSMLKLGRSQGVAMAAAMYRDIPIFEYSPRKIKQAITGKGSASKEQVAAMLNTMYTIPEQPKYFDATDALAVAVCHYYQQKNSKNLKSAGTKKYNGWADFVKDNNDRVK; from the coding sequence ATGGGTATTGACCCTGGCACAAATATTATGGGTTTTAGCTTGATAAGTGTAATTGACAATAAGGTTGAACTAATTACTCTTAACGTAATAAAAATGTCGCATCACGACGACCATTACATGAAGCTGAAAGTAATATTTGAAAAGGTGCTATCAATAATCGATAATTACCATCCCGACGAAGTTGCTTTAGAAGCTCCATTTTTTGGCAAAAACGTACAAAGTATGCTCAAATTAGGTCGTTCGCAAGGTGTGGCTATGGCTGCAGCAATGTACCGCGATATTCCAATTTTTGAATATTCGCCACGTAAAATAAAACAAGCTATAACCGGCAAAGGAAGTGCATCTAAGGAACAAGTTGCAGCTATGTTAAACACAATGTACACTATACCCGAACAGCCTAAATACTTCGACGCTACCGATGCTCTTGCTGTCGCTGTTTGCCACTACTACCAACAAAAAAACAGCAAAAATCTAAAATCAGCAGGTACAAAGAAATATAACGGTTGGGCTGATTTTGTTAAAGATAATAATGATAGAGTAAAATGA